From Alteromonas sp. RKMC-009, one genomic window encodes:
- a CDS encoding PIN domain-containing protein produces MIAIDTNVLLRYLLQDETAQAEKANALLSGINDVLITDIVLTETVWTLKGKRYGLSKEQISDVIYALFAEPRVIFEDAQAVWAALRDFDNAVVLKVSGKAKQADFPDALIVNKAKRFGQLNHKQDIPVYTFDKAALSISGTRHP; encoded by the coding sequence ATGATAGCAATTGACACAAATGTTCTCCTGCGATATTTACTGCAGGACGAAACCGCTCAGGCAGAAAAAGCCAATGCATTGTTATCGGGTATAAATGATGTACTGATAACTGATATTGTTCTGACAGAGACAGTCTGGACTTTGAAAGGTAAACGGTACGGCCTGAGTAAGGAACAGATCAGCGATGTAATCTATGCACTCTTTGCAGAGCCCCGGGTCATATTTGAAGATGCTCAGGCTGTGTGGGCAGCGCTGAGGGATTTTGATAACGCAGTAGTTTTGAAGGTATCGGGAAAAGCGAAACAAGCCGATTTTCCCGATGCACTTATAGTAAACAAAGCCAAACGCTTTGGACAATTAAACCATAAACAGGACATCCCGGTTTACACCTTCGACAAAGCAGCCCTGAGTATTTCCGGTAC
- a CDS encoding AbrB family transcriptional regulator gives MAKVSAKRQITLPVDQCISAHINAGDDVISFVDRQGVISIVKKQAGAAKGILKNIPVEAVVSEQESLESAVRK, from the coding sequence ATGGCTAAAGTAAGTGCAAAGAGACAAATAACATTGCCGGTTGATCAGTGCATTAGTGCACATATTAATGCCGGCGATGATGTTATAAGTTTTGTCGACAGACAGGGCGTTATTTCAATTGTTAAGAAACAAGCCGGAGCTGCAAAAGGCATACTTAAAAACATCCCCGTTGAAGCTGTTGTCAGTGAACAGGAGTCTCTGGAGAGCGCAGTCAGAAAATGA